A stretch of DNA from Anaerobacillus isosaccharinicus:
ACAATATCATAATGTTCAATACTACCCATGACGCTTTTGTAATCATATTCCTTATAGTACGTTACTATTACTATACTTTTAGACTTAATCGCATAACAAATCGTTTCATTCATTTCTTCTAATTGCTGTTCGTCAATGAAAGGCTTTGATTTATTATTTTCACTCATCTTTAAATCCCGAAGCATCGCTACATGCTCAGGGAGCATCATTGCTGTCCACTTTATATTGCCGCGATCTCTAATGATATTCCTCACCTCATTTTGTCCAAAAAATTACTCTAAGAAACGTTCATCACGATGTCCTAAATAAATTTTTTACGCCTTATGTCCACCAACAAGTTTACTGCGATGTTTAGCCGTTCCAGCTTTTGTATATGACACTGCTCGCAGTAGTTTATCGGAGCCATGTTTTTCTCTAATAAAATCCATGACATAACCAAGATTTCTTTGCCGTGGTTTGTTCGGCTCGAGCAAACTTAGCTGAATTTGATCATCATTTATGACATTTGAAAGGGCAATGGAAATACTTCTTACCGTTTCCCCCTTGTAGTGCTGGTCAAAAAGCTGCAAACATGCATTATATATTTCTAGTGTAATGTTTGTTGCCCCTTGCAGTGTGATTGATCTGTGAAAGCCTCCCCCTGCTTCATCCTTACTGTAACCAAGTCCTAAGCTGACCGTTCTCCCAGCTTTTTTAGCTGTTCGCGCTCTTCTGGCAACTTCTTCTGCCATCTCTAAAATGACATGTTTCACCTCCCCACGATCACAATAATCACGAAGTAAAATTTGACTTTTTCCAAAACTAATTTGGCCGTCCATGATTGGAGCGCCTAATTCAGAAAGATCAACACCATTAGCATGATAATAAAGCTGGTTTCCCATAATTCCAAAATGCTTTTCAAGTAATGCTAACGGCGCATTAGCTAATTGACCTATAGAGTAAATTCCTAATTTATTTAAGCGTTTCTCCATTCTTGAACCTATTCCCCACATCTGTCGTAACGGTGAGACATTCCAAAGTTTTTTCTCCACATCAGCATATGTCCAATGGGCAATTCCTTCCTTTTTTGCTTCTAAATCAAGACATACTTTGGCAAGAAGCATATTAGGTCCGATACCGATAGAGCAACTTAAGCCAAACTCTGTTAACATTTCTTCTCTAATTCGTTTGGCAAGATCCCATTCCGTTCCCCAAAGCCGTTTCGTTCCTTTTACGTCAAGAAAACTTTCATCGACGCTATACGTATGAATTGCTTCTAATGGAACATATTGATTAAAAAATTTTGTTAGCTTTGTAGAAACCTGTAAGTAAGTTGACATTTGTGCGTTGACAATTTTTATTCGTGGGTCGTTTGGAATTTCAAATAGACGATTTCCCGTTTTAATTCCAAACTCCGCCTTTAAGCGAGGAGTCGCAGCTAAAACAACACTGCCATCCCTCTTTGTATCACCAACAACAGCCAAGTAACATGTTAGTGGGTCTAGTCCAAGGGAAAGGGCCGAACAGCTTGCATAAAAGCTTTTCATATCAATGCAAAATATCGTTCGTGCTGGTAATGAATTATAATCTACTTTCATATTTTCTTCTCCTTTCTACCTGAATTCCCCTTATAAAATAGAACGTACATTCCTATGATATCCCTTATTATACACGAATATACGTTCTCTTTTCAATTTGAAAAAAATGGAGTTAAACCATAGAAGGAACTCCCTCACTACGTTTAACCCCATAAAACTTACTTTATACCGATTCCATTAAATAAAATATCTAGTACTTTTTCACTCCATTTTTCTTCACTTATCTGCATCACGTTAGGAACTTGAATAGCATTAAATATCATTCCAGCAATAACAGCCGTTTCAATATCATCACGAATTGCCCGTTCTATTTTTCCTTCTTCAATAAGCCTGCTAATTCTTTCATATAAAAGTACGTGATCGCGCTTTAAGTCCGCAAGTGCCTCCTCGACCTTTGGAGAATGATGGGGATCAATAAAAGGAATGACTAAAACAATTTGGTGCAACTGCGAGTATTTTAAAAAGATCTTTAACATTTCTTTTAGCTGACCAATAGGGTCTGTTTTCTTAATTTCACTACATTCCTCAATAATTTCATCTAACATGTGGACTAAGTAATCAGTGATTAACTCTTCTTTACTTGCGTAATATTCATATAATGTACTTCTTCCTATTTTTAAGCGCTCAGAAAGGGCTTTAAGATGAAATCCTTGGTACCCTTGTTCAATAAGTAGTGTTTCAGTAGCTGAAAAAAGCGTTGCTCTTTCAACCTTTCTTCTAGCCATTTGCTTACCACCTTTTGTAAAATGTTTTTTACATTATATAACATCAATTGTTCGAAAAACAAAGGATGTCACTTCTTCTGAGAAATAGTGTGAGTAGTCTACTATTTTTGGTTAAGTCTTTTCCCTGCTATTTTTTCAACTAATGTCGGAAATAGCTGATAAAAAGTTGTCCCAATTCCCATCCAGCCTGGTAGGTTAATTTCTCGTTTAGGTTTATCAATTAATTGAAGAATTTTTTCTGAGACAAAAGCAGGCTCTAACATCAACTTCTCTACATTTTTAGTATAGTTGCCTGTCACATCAGCCCGGTCAAAAAATGGCGTTTTAATTGGCCCAGGATTTACAGCACTGACAAAAATACTTGTATCCATTAATTCCATCCGCAAGCTATTTGTAATAGCTAAAACTGCGTGTTTCGTTGCCGAATAAACACTAGATTTTGGTGTTGCAAGCTTTCCGGCTTGTGATGCAATATTAATAATATGTCCACTGTTTTTCTTTAACATGGCGGGAAGAACTGCTTTCGTACAGGCTATTAACCCAAACACGTTGACATCAAACATTCCTTTTATGTCCTCTAATTTAGCCTCAATAAACGTGTCAAAAATTGCATATCCCGCATTATTGATTAACACATCTACTCGTGTGTGCTTTTCTAAAATATGAGCAAAGGTTTTGAGTACAGCTTCATTGTCACTCACATCAAGGGTATAGAAGGGAGCAACAATACCCGTCACTTTTAAAATTTCCGCACTTGCTCTTTGTAACTTATCTGTAGAACGGGCGAGTAACACAGGAGTACCCCCTTTTTTCGCCACATCCAAAGCTAATGTTAAACCGATGCCACTTGAAGCTCCTGTAATAACGATGATTTTATTTTGTAAATTCAATTCATTCACCTCGTGTTAATTGTTTGTTATTGATTTTTTCAGCGTTGCTCCTACAAAGCGACTCTTAGTGACTTGCTATTCAACGGCGTTTCGTAAAACAAAGCTAATCCACTTCCCCTTCTTTACTTTTTCATTAAGTTTCATTATAATTCAAATCCATAAGGATTAAAAAAGTTATGTAGAGGAGATTTGATCTCCACTTGGACTTTAACACGTTAACCTAGTCAAACTTAAAGGTAAAAAAGTGTTGACAGTAATGAATAAATGACAGATAATTAGAAAAACTTAATCGATAAAGTGTTGAAAGGGACTAGTAAATATATGTTTTAGCGAAAGAGAGTGGAATTCAGCGGCTGAAAGATTCCATCGCAGAAAGCTTATTGAACCTACCCTCGAGCGTTAGGATAAACCCTAACCGTCACCAGCGTTAATGGTATTAAGAGGACATCTAACTGATGTCAATTAAGGTGGTACCGCGGATGATAACTCTTCCGTCCTTGTTATTTATAAGGATGGAAGAGTTTTTTTATTTAGAGGAAGTTCAAAAAGTCCGGTAATCATAGGCTGTCGAATCTCTTCGTTGGCTCGCTTCTGTGGAATACTGCTCCTGCGTCTACCAGTTATTGCTTCGAAGCGTGCTTCCTCGTCGCAAAGCTGCAAAGATGTTTATGGAACCAGTTGCTTTGCTCATGTATTAATAGCATACATTCCGCTGCTCGTAACTTCGCCGCCTCGACCTTCTCGGTTCTGATTATCCTCCTTTTTGAACACGCACATTTAAATTTGTAAATTATTTCTTAAAAAAGAGGGATTTATTATGAGTAAGCAGCGCATCGTCGTAAAAATTGGTAGTAGCTCATTAACAAACATGAAAGGTGGTCTATCCATTGAAAAGCTCACAGAACATGCAAACGCCCTTGCAGAGCTTAGAAGATTAGGCCACGAAGTGATTTTGATTTCATCTGGAGCAGTAGCTGCTGGTTTTACAAAATTAGGATATCCATCAAGACCGGTGACAATCTCAGGAAAGCAAGCAGCAGCAGCGGTCGGCCAGGGGCTGTTAATGCAAGGGTATGAAGAAGCTTTCGGGCACCATGAGATTGTTGTTGCTCAACTTCTTTTAACACGAAATGACTTTGTAAGCCAAGAGCAGTATAGCAATGCTTATGCTGTATTGACAGAACTTCTTACACGTGGTGTTGTTCCAATCATTAATGAAAACGATTCAACGTCTGTTGAAGAGCTTACGTTTGGTGACAATGACATGCTTTCTGCGTTAGTAAGTGGACTTGTGCATGCTGATTTTCTAGCAATATTGACAGATATCAACGGTCTTTATGATGAAGACCCTCGTAAAAATCCTCTAGCAAAAAAATATCATTTCCTCCCTACCATTCATGATGAACTGTTACATCAGGCAAAAGATACAGGATCAAAAGTAGGTACTGGAGGAATGAGGTCAAAAATAGAAGCTGCCAAAACAGCAAATAGCTTAGGTGTAAACGTCTTTATTGGAACTGGCCAAGGCGACGCTAAATTAGTGGATATCCTCCTTGGCAAAGGAGATGGAACATACATCGGGTCAACGACGAAAAAAGTAGTAAAAAATAAAAAACAATGGATTGCCTTTCATTCGACAACAACTGGAAAAATTGTCATTGATGACGGTGCGGTACAGGCGCTTTTAACAAAAGGAAAAAGCTTACTACCTATTGGAATTCAAGAGGTTTCTGGAACATTTAAAAAAGGGGATGTTGTAGAAGTTGTAAGCATCCGTGGAAAAGCAATTGGAAGAGGTCAAGTAAACTATTCTTCAGATGAACTGCTTTCCATCAAAGGAAAAGAAAGCTCTGAAGCAAAAAAGACTACAAACTGCCAGTATGATGAAGCCATTCATCGCGATCACTGGATCACATTTTCATAGTGGAGGGAATTAATATGACTGAGTTAATCATAAAAGCGAAAAAAGCAAATGAAGTAACAGGACTATTAGGGGCAGCTTCAACACAACAGAAAAATGAAGCCCTTACGTTAATTAGTGAAGCATTATTAAGTGAAATGACATTTATCTTAGAAGAAAATGTAAAGGATCTCGTAGCAGGAACTCAGGCAGGACTTTCTGCTGGCTTACTAGATCGCTTAACATTAACCGAATCAAGAATAAAGGAGATGGCCTCTGCTCTAAGACAATTAGTTGAACTAGAAGACCCTATCGGTGGGGTTACGTTTGAAGCACAGCGACCGAACGGACTAGAGTTGAAAAGGGTGCGCGTGCCATTAGGAGTTATCGGGATGATTTACGAAGCTAGACCGAATGTAACTGTTGATGCTGCAAGCCTATGTTTAAAAACTGGTAATGCTGTTTTGCTACGAGGAAGCTCATCCGCCATTTATTCAAATAAAGCATTAGTTCAAGTTATTCATAAAGGGCTTGAAAAAAGCTCTCTACCAGTAGAAGCTGTCCAGCTTATTGAAGATACATCAAGAGAAACGGCAGAAAAGATGTTTAAGTTAAATGAATATCTAGACGTCCTCATTCCACGGGGCGGTGCATCTCTCATTCAGGCAGTAGTCGAGAAAGCTTCTGTTCCTGTATTAGAAACGGGAGTTGGCAACTGTCATATATTTATTGATGAAACAGCTGATGAAAAAATGGCCATCGAAATTCTCGTTAATGCAAAAACACAGCGCCCATCGGTTTGTAACGCTTGTGAAACAGTCCTTGTTCATAAAGAATGGGCAAAGCTTCATTTTACAAGTTTAGTCGATGCCCTCATTGATAAGGGAGTTGAATTACGAGGCGATGAATTAGCACTAAACTTTGATAATCGAGTCATACCAGCTTCCGAAGAAGACTTTGCAACGGAATTTTTAAATCTAACGTTAGCCGTGAAAATCGTTTCTTCTGTTGATGAGACGATCGGGCATATCAAAAAATACGGCTCTAAACATTCAGAAGCAATCATTTCTGAAACAAAAAAACATGTCGAACAATTTTTCACCTATGTTGATGCAGCCGCTCTTTATCATAATGCTTCCACTCGTTTTACCGACGGTTTCGAATTTGGCTTTGGTGCAGAAATCGGAATTAGCACTCAAAAGCTTCACGCGAGAGGTCCAATGGGATTAGAAGCATTAACCTCTTCCAAATATATTATTTTAGGAAACGGACAAATTCGTTCGTAGCAGTAACAAGTGGGACTACAAATTTTAGCTAGGTAATGCTTTAAGTGCTAAAAAGTAAAGGAGATGAAACGTATGTTAAAAAACAAAAAGCTTGCGTTTATTGGAGCCGGAAGTATGGCGGAGGCGATGATCTCAGGTATTTTGGCAAAAAAATTAATACAACCACAGCAAATATTCGTAACAAACAGAAGTAACAAGGAAAAACTTCTCCTTTTACAAAAACAATATGGAGTAAAAACTTTTGTTAACGATGAGTCGGTTCTTTCCGATATCGATATTATTATTCTTGCAACAAAACCAAAAGATATTGCGGAAACCGTAGAAAAGATCAAGCAATATACGACAAAAGAGCATTTGATCATCTCGGTACTTGCAGGTGTCTCAACAGCATGCATTTCTCAATTATTAGGGCACGAGGCACCAATCATTAGAACAATGCCAAATACTTCTGCAGCAGTTGGAGAGTCAATTACCGCTATTGCTCCTGGAGAGTTTGCAACGAGTGCGCATCTAGAACTTTCTGAAACATTATTTAAAGCGATTGGTGAAGTCGCTATTGTAGCAGAAGACAAATTAGATGCCATCACGGGGTTATCAGGTTCAGGTCCTGCCTATATTTATTATTTAATAGAGGCAATGGAAATTGGTGCTAGAGAAATCGGCTTAGATGACAAATTAGCAAAACAATTAATTGCCCAAGTACTCATTGGTGCAGCCGAAAGAATCAAGTCTACAGATCTTTCTTCGCAAACATTATATAAACAAGTCATGAGTCCAGGCGGAACGACAGAGGCCGGATTCAAAGTACTTGAAAGCTTTCAGTATCAAGAAGCGATGGTAGAGTGTATTAAACGAGCAGCCCAGCGTTCCACAGAACTTGGCAAGTTATATTCTTTTATTAAATAGCTCCATAATAACGCCAAAGGACGATCTTCGCCCAATCACCCAAAAGACTTGTTTAAACTAATTATTTACAAAAAAGCTAGGATTCTTCCCTAGCTTTTTTTTGTCTTTTCAAAACAAGTACCCGTAACATCAACATTGATGTTGTTTTTTCTAAAATGTTAATGAATTTCATAAAACTTTCAATAATTGTTCCATCCCACCAAAATATTTAGTAGAATAAAGGTTAGTGTTTTAAAAAGTATTTATTATAGTGGGGGAAAGTATGTCAGAAAAAACGAAACAGCAAAAGAAACCGTCAAATTTACGACACCAAATAAATCAGCTCGTAAACCATAAGTATTTTACCGGGACAGTCCTTGGCTTAATTATGTTTAATGCGATTGTTGTAGGAATCGAAACATATCCTACAATTTATCAATCTTACAAAGAATTATTTTTTCTAATAGATAAAGCATTAATCTGGATTTTTACTGTTGAGATTATTTTAAGAATGATTGCTGAAAGAAAGCTTAGTGATTTCTTCAAAAATAGCTGGAATTGGTTTGACTTTTTAATTGTCGCTGCAGGACACATCTTTATTGGTGCCCACTTTGTAACTGTTTTACGGATTTTACGTGTACTTCGTGTCTTCCGTGCGATTTCTGTTTTACCATCTTTACGAAAGTTAGTAGATGCATTATTATTAACCATTCCAGCTTTAGGGAACATTATGCTTTTAATGAGTATTATCTTCTATATCTTTGCTGTTACGGGGACGATGCTATTCGCAGAAGTTGCACCTGAGTATTTCGGTTCATTACAATTAGCGCTATTAACACTTTTCCAGGTCGTTACATTAGAATCATGGGCTAGTGGCGTTATGTGGCCAATTTTCCACCAATTGCCATGGGCATGGATTTATTTTGTCTTATTCGTACTCCTTGGCACATTTGTTATTTTCAACTTATTTATCGGGGTTATCGTTAGTAATGTAGAAAAAGCTGATGCAGCTGACCGGCCCCAGGAGCCTGATCAATTAGCTGAATTACGAAATGAAGTAAAGGAACTTAAACAGTTAATTATCAATATGTCTAGTCAGAAAAGTAAGTAGTGTAGAAATGTAGAATGTAGAATGTAGAATGTAGAATGTAAAATTTAGAATGCTTTATGTTAAGCTTCGAAGTTTAAAAAATTCAAGTAATTTCTTGTGCAGGAAAACCCCGGTTCTTAAAGAACTGGGGTTTTTGTTGCTACGAAAAAATCGTTATATAATTCCCTAACAGCTTTGTCAGCGTCTGTTGCTTTAACTCCGAAAACCATACTTACTTCTGATGAGCCTTGGTTAATCATGTGAAGGTTGACTCCTGCTCTCGCTAGACCAGTTGTCGCTTTGGCGGTAATACCAACCATTTTCTTCATACCTTC
This window harbors:
- a CDS encoding YolD-like family protein, encoding MRNIIRDRGNIKWTAMMLPEHVAMLRDLKMSENNKSKPFIDEQQLEEMNETICYAIKSKSIVIVTYYKEYDYKSVMGSIEHYDIVSRCIRIDNKGVSLNIHVENIIDIK
- a CDS encoding DNA polymerase thumb domain-containing protein, with the protein product MKVDYNSLPARTIFCIDMKSFYASCSALSLGLDPLTCYLAVVGDTKRDGSVVLAATPRLKAEFGIKTGNRLFEIPNDPRIKIVNAQMSTYLQVSTKLTKFFNQYVPLEAIHTYSVDESFLDVKGTKRLWGTEWDLAKRIREEMLTEFGLSCSIGIGPNMLLAKVCLDLEAKKEGIAHWTYADVEKKLWNVSPLRQMWGIGSRMEKRLNKLGIYSIGQLANAPLALLEKHFGIMGNQLYYHANGVDLSELGAPIMDGQISFGKSQILLRDYCDRGEVKHVILEMAEEVARRARTAKKAGRTVSLGLGYSKDEAGGGFHRSITLQGATNITLEIYNACLQLFDQHYKGETVRSISIALSNVINDDQIQLSLLEPNKPRQRNLGYVMDFIREKHGSDKLLRAVSYTKAGTAKHRSKLVGGHKA
- a CDS encoding TetR/AcrR family transcriptional regulator; amino-acid sequence: MARRKVERATLFSATETLLIEQGYQGFHLKALSERLKIGRSTLYEYYASKEELITDYLVHMLDEIIEECSEIKKTDPIGQLKEMLKIFLKYSQLHQIVLVIPFIDPHHSPKVEEALADLKRDHVLLYERISRLIEEGKIERAIRDDIETAVIAGMIFNAIQVPNVMQISEEKWSEKVLDILFNGIGIK
- a CDS encoding SDR family NAD(P)-dependent oxidoreductase — protein: MNLQNKIIVITGASSGIGLTLALDVAKKGGTPVLLARSTDKLQRASAEILKVTGIVAPFYTLDVSDNEAVLKTFAHILEKHTRVDVLINNAGYAIFDTFIEAKLEDIKGMFDVNVFGLIACTKAVLPAMLKKNSGHIINIASQAGKLATPKSSVYSATKHAVLAITNSLRMELMDTSIFVSAVNPGPIKTPFFDRADVTGNYTKNVEKLMLEPAFVSEKILQLIDKPKREINLPGWMGIGTTFYQLFPTLVEKIAGKRLNQK
- the proB gene encoding glutamate 5-kinase — protein: MSKQRIVVKIGSSSLTNMKGGLSIEKLTEHANALAELRRLGHEVILISSGAVAAGFTKLGYPSRPVTISGKQAAAAVGQGLLMQGYEEAFGHHEIVVAQLLLTRNDFVSQEQYSNAYAVLTELLTRGVVPIINENDSTSVEELTFGDNDMLSALVSGLVHADFLAILTDINGLYDEDPRKNPLAKKYHFLPTIHDELLHQAKDTGSKVGTGGMRSKIEAAKTANSLGVNVFIGTGQGDAKLVDILLGKGDGTYIGSTTKKVVKNKKQWIAFHSTTTGKIVIDDGAVQALLTKGKSLLPIGIQEVSGTFKKGDVVEVVSIRGKAIGRGQVNYSSDELLSIKGKESSEAKKTTNCQYDEAIHRDHWITFS
- a CDS encoding glutamate-5-semialdehyde dehydrogenase, which gives rise to MTELIIKAKKANEVTGLLGAASTQQKNEALTLISEALLSEMTFILEENVKDLVAGTQAGLSAGLLDRLTLTESRIKEMASALRQLVELEDPIGGVTFEAQRPNGLELKRVRVPLGVIGMIYEARPNVTVDAASLCLKTGNAVLLRGSSSAIYSNKALVQVIHKGLEKSSLPVEAVQLIEDTSRETAEKMFKLNEYLDVLIPRGGASLIQAVVEKASVPVLETGVGNCHIFIDETADEKMAIEILVNAKTQRPSVCNACETVLVHKEWAKLHFTSLVDALIDKGVELRGDELALNFDNRVIPASEEDFATEFLNLTLAVKIVSSVDETIGHIKKYGSKHSEAIISETKKHVEQFFTYVDAAALYHNASTRFTDGFEFGFGAEIGISTQKLHARGPMGLEALTSSKYIILGNGQIRS
- the proC gene encoding pyrroline-5-carboxylate reductase — encoded protein: MLKNKKLAFIGAGSMAEAMISGILAKKLIQPQQIFVTNRSNKEKLLLLQKQYGVKTFVNDESVLSDIDIIILATKPKDIAETVEKIKQYTTKEHLIISVLAGVSTACISQLLGHEAPIIRTMPNTSAAVGESITAIAPGEFATSAHLELSETLFKAIGEVAIVAEDKLDAITGLSGSGPAYIYYLIEAMEIGAREIGLDDKLAKQLIAQVLIGAAERIKSTDLSSQTLYKQVMSPGGTTEAGFKVLESFQYQEAMVECIKRAAQRSTELGKLYSFIK
- a CDS encoding ion transporter; protein product: MSEKTKQQKKPSNLRHQINQLVNHKYFTGTVLGLIMFNAIVVGIETYPTIYQSYKELFFLIDKALIWIFTVEIILRMIAERKLSDFFKNSWNWFDFLIVAAGHIFIGAHFVTVLRILRVLRVFRAISVLPSLRKLVDALLLTIPALGNIMLLMSIIFYIFAVTGTMLFAEVAPEYFGSLQLALLTLFQVVTLESWASGVMWPIFHQLPWAWIYFVLFVLLGTFVIFNLFIGVIVSNVEKADAADRPQEPDQLAELRNEVKELKQLIINMSSQKSK